In Anthonomus grandis grandis chromosome 5, icAntGran1.3, whole genome shotgun sequence, the following are encoded in one genomic region:
- the LOC126736708 gene encoding alpha-tocopherol transfer protein-like, protein MDPGTKENYLRIVREWLSKQQHLPQKINDTLLHRFLHCCNYSIEKAKVLIDLFFTVRSHTPEIFTDRDPKSPELLEIFQNFDFVPMPKLTDQNHKIFIYRINTPDPDKYHFIKALKVFFIFADVRMAIEEDIADGEIPIFDMANFTLKHLTKVNLAVLKKYMVYTQEAHPIKLKQIHLLNVPSFLDKCMAILRPFLKSEVAKMVHTHLPNSSTLNEYVPESHLPTEYGGTVGDIQDLKKWWVDKVMEHRDYIIDESRWTVDESKRAGDSGHDARNLLGMEGSFRSLVID, encoded by the exons ATGGACCCTGGTACTAAAGAGAATTACTTGAGGATAGTTAGGGAGTGGTTGTCTAAGCAGCAGCATTTACCCCAAAAAATCA ATGACACACTTTTACACAGATTCTTGCACTGTTGCAATTACAGTATAGAAAAAGCGAAAGTTTtgatagatttattttttactgtgaGGTCGCATACACCGGAGATTTTTACCGATCGGGATCCCAAATCTCCGGAATTACTAGAAATATTTCAGAATTT TGATTTTGTCCCAATGCCAAAACTAACCGACCAGAACCACAAGATATTCATATATCGCATAAACACCCCGGATCCGGACAAGTACCATTTCATTAAAGCCCTGAAGGTGTTCTTCATCTTCGCGGACGTCCGGATGGCCATCGAAGAAGACATCGCCGATGGCGAAATACCGATTTTCGATATGGCCAATTTCACCCTTAAGCATCTCACCAAGGTCAACTTGGCCGTTTTGAAGAAGTACATGGTCTACACACAG GAAGCGCACCCGATAAAACTGAAACAGATTCACTTGCTAAACGTTCCATCCTTCTTGGACAAATGTATGGCAATATTGAGGCCTTTTTTGAAAAGTGAGGTGGCCAAAATG GTTCATACACACTTACCGAACTCTTCCACTTTAAATGAGTACGTTCCAGAGTCACATTTGCCAACGGAATATGGCGGTACCGTTGGCGATATCCAGGATTTGAAGAAATGGTGGGTGGATAAGGTTATGGAGCACCGGGATTATATTATCGACGAGTCCAGGTGGACGGTGGACGAAAGTAAGAGGGCGGGCGATAGTGGCCACGACGCGAGAAATTTGTTAGGAATGGAGGGCAGTTTTAGATCTTTAGTTATAGATTAG
- the LOC126736709 gene encoding 28S ribosomal protein S11, mitochondrial, protein MIRQSLTKLFQSVTVELNGTRTLRTSAPIYRDVVDRREMLRSVPATDEGTAGEKTSSVDSVLQQKLQLFPTASTPDTLFYGIPFKEIPIIDIRVSHNNTILGLTDAKGTPKLIRSCGMEGFKNTRKGTNIAAQATAITMGTKTLEKGVKTVRVRVRGLGPGRMSAIKGLQMAGLNIVSITDNTRVSWTPPRPRKERKL, encoded by the coding sequence ATGATTCGCCAAAGTCTAACGAAACTGTTTCAATCCGTAACTGTCGAGCTAAACGGTACAAGAACCCTCCGTACGAGCGCCCCTATATACCGAGACGTGGTAGACCGTCGAGAAATGCTAAGATCGGTCCCGGCTACGGACGAGGGAACCGCAGGTGAAAAAACCAGCTCAGTCGACTCCGTACTTCAACAGAAACTCCAACTGTTCCCGACCGCTTCTACCCCTGACACCCTCTTTTACGGAATCCCTTTCAAAGAGATCCCCATTATCGATATCCGAGTATCGCACAACAACACAATATTGGGCCTAACCGATGCCAAAGGTACACCGAAACTAATCAGGTCCTGTGGTATGGAAGGATTTAAAAACACTAGGAAAGGAACGAATATCGCTGCTCAAGCTACCGCTATTACTATGGGGACCAAGACGTTGGAAAAAGGGGTGAAAACTGTCAGAGTGAGGGTGCGTGGATTGGGACCCGGCAGGATGTCTGCTATAAAAGGGTTGCAGATGGCCGGGCTGAATATTGTTTCTATTACGGACAATACAAGGGTGTCATGGACACCTCCAAGACCCAGAAAAGAAAGGAAgttgtaa